TTTGGGAAATCGATCGTTCATCCGTTCCAAGATGAAACTTCCCATTCCAGACCCGGTACCTCCTGCAATCGAATGCAGAAACATGAACCCCTGTCACAAAGCGAACGTCAGCCATGAGTTCCTAAGTCCACGTCGATCACTCCACTCCTCCACATTCTCAAATATTCCTAAACCATACCTCTAGCGAATCACTACCATCGGCTTCGCGGTCAATCATATCGAAGATATCCTCTTGTACACTCTCACCCGCGGAGTACCCAGCACCCCAGTTATTACCTGCACCAACACCCTGTTGTCCCACGAAAAAGTTCTCAGGATTGTAGATGTTCCGATAAGGACCGGTTTGAATCGTATTGAGGACCTAGACCGCCAAACTCAGCTCACATGTCCGTCACATCGTCGCAGGAGGTAGACTCGTACTCTAGGTTCCAGGTCCAGCAAGATCGCTCGAGGAATATACCGGGTATCATCACTCTAAAAAGCCCCCAAATTAGCATCTCACACACGCGCAAGCATCATAGACCAAGATCCTCAAAAGCGGCTTTCATACCTGGTAAAAGAAGACATCCTTGCGATCACCGCCCTCGGTAGCAAACTCCTCCAAGTTCCCATCTTGGCTTATCCCATGCTCCAAGCAAAGCTGTTGCCAGAATTGGCTGCCGACTATAACCTGTCAGCAGAGCTATCCATCGCCGGGGAGGTTCATCCGTTTGCCGCCTCGTCGTCTCGACACAGCTATGACGGGTGTGGTGTGTTATCGCGGATCCCATACCGTTGTTGCCACATTGGCCGGCCTGAATTGTGATAATTTCTCTACTCGCCTCGTTAGTGACGGTCGCTAATGCTTCACAATTAGAGATCGAGAGCAGATCGGTCGGGTTATGGCACGTACCTGGGCATCTTTGTGCTTGACCACTGCAAGTAGTCGAGGTTAGCGTACGCGTAGCGCGTTCCCGCGGGGAAACATTGGGTGACAATTAGAGTGGTGGAAGCCTCAGGTATACATCCATGCGGTGAACTATAAATGCCACGCTTCTTTAGCAGAACTTCTTTAGCATTAAATATAGCTTATAAAGGATTCTTGAAAGTTAGTGGATAGTACTTAGCTTTATGCTGATATTATACTGCAATACGTGGAAATTAACGTTCCCTAGGAAACCCTTTTGTGCTCCAGATGATGGCCTTATTGAGTTCAGCTAATATCACTGAATTATTGACAAGTAGTTTACGCATATAGCACTAGTGAGCTAGAGACCAATGTGCGTATCTTTATACATTATCCCTAGTGTCTCTGCTATGAGGGTGAAAGCAAGGGTGTTCCTAATTTACGTCAGCGCAAGGGCTGTTCAACTGTAGTCCCAAAGTTGTACATCAGCTGTTTTACTAGGAAATATGGGGGAATATGTATGAAATCGCTCGCTCCAGAATCTCAGGATCATAGGGTGCATAGCCAGAAGACTCGGTGGCGAGAAAAATATAGACAGACGCTAAACATGAATGCTGGCGAGCGTGACATGATCCCGAGTTTGTTCATAAAGTTCAACGTGAACTCAGCAACAAGAAACAAATTGCCCCAACCACCGGTCGACTGTAATCCGAACAAGAAGAATTGACCTCATGATTTCCACGGTTTGAAAGCTAATCATCCACAGGCCTCAAAATCCTGCTTTGCAAGCCGTAACAAGCATCCCGGCACCGGCAACCACACCGTCAACGATTCTCACACGATTTCCTTCTTGCCGACCATAAGTTTCCACACAGCCATCCCTCACTGCTTCCTCCATTCCGGCCATACCGGCACAGCCCATGCAGATTGCCGTAAGAGGGTGCGGAGCGGCTTGGATAAGTCTTCGTGTAGCCTCGCtgatccttcttctcacttcttcagctggggTGGTATGCAGTTCAACGGCTGTAAGACCGGTAGTTTCTACACCAGCGAAACGATTGGTCGACGATGTCTTCTCATCAGAATTAACAAGAAATGCTTCAACAGCACGTCTTAGCTCATCCCGCCAGATGCTGCCCGTAGAAATGATACCGAACATGTCCTTGGATTGCGTTTTGTGCAGTCCCGAACCTCCAGTCATGTGAAACGAGCCAACCAAGGACAGCGACATGAGGACACTCGCTTCGAAGATACCCGTAACGTACTTCCTCCTAGGCTTCGAGTTCACTGACAGAGCTGAGTTTTCTAATTTCGAGATGGCTTCCTTCAACATTCCCACGAGAGGGTGAGCCGAATAACATGCCACCAGAAACCCATCGTATTTGGGAATAAAGGGCTCCACAAAGGGCCTGCAATGCAATGCTGATGTAGCAGAGTCCTCGCCGGAGTTGATACTCGGCACGCCTTCTATTACACGTCCATCTTCGAGGGTGACTGACTCATTCGATGGAGCCGTCAAGTAGTCAAATTGAACATCTGCAAAGCCGAGGTTGTCCACTATAGGTTTCAAGGCATCCGTCATGTGCGTGGATGTATTTGGATTGATGATTAGGATCTTAAGCCGACTTTTGCTTGGTTCAGCCATTCTGGAAGATGTTTATAGATACCTGATAGAGTAGTTAAACGGGggagaataaatatatcatTTCCCTTTCTGAGTGACACATAGAGGGGAAGACCAAAAGGGTATAGACTAGCCGTGCCCCGCCTTAGCTTCTCGGCAATGGGAGCTTGGCTACGGTGttgatatacggagtactccgtatattgACCGTCATTAACACGATAAGCTGTATGACTTTGTTGGTATATAGGTGAACGGGTAGCAAAGACGTCACAATAGTAGTCGTGGCTTAGCGGAGTTTGTACCGCACCTCAGCATCATGCCCTACTCTAGAGACCCAATCTATCCTAGCAGGCTTGAACAGAATAACTTTACCGTGCAGTGGTCAACACGGGGGTCTCCATTTGAACCAGCCTCTTGACGCTCTTTTCCAGCGGCCGGGGAAAAGGGCGTCAAGATGCGGAGGCGATCGTATCCCTGGCCCGTTCATCTTCGCCTCTCTCCAGtgttttttatatagttgtGCTTTGAACATTCCTGTAGTACTTCTCGCCCATGCCTTACCTATAAGAACCATATCATGTAGTGGCTCAGGCCTTACTTCCCGTAATCCACAATATTTGTACAATACGATTGTTACATCTCATCCATTCTCATAGTACGTTTGCATACTTTAAGCATAACAAAGATCCATTGTCTAATTATGGCTTTATAGACTCCAAGAACAACAAAGCCTTTGTACTGGCTCACCTATATAAGGCGCCCCGTCTACTACTACATAACATAAATAGATACCCATTTGAACAACCGTTCCAAATCATCTTCTACATCTACATATAGTCCTCCCTGATACAACCGCAGAGAATCTATCCCACAACTGTCCCGGAAGGCCAGAGCCTCTCTACAAAACCTAGACACACCCATACCACACCcgcaaaaaaagaagaaaaaaaaaaaaaaaacattTACCCTCCTTTACAAAATCCCCTATTACCAtaataagaagaaaatatgCGTTTCAAACTCTGGTCCTTTGTTCTATTCGCAACATACGCACTCGCCGACGAGTGTAGATTCGACAACAGGTTCACCAAATGCTACTGGGAGGGAAATGGTCCCTGGTGCGGAGCCAAAATCCAATTAGAGGCGAAGGGTAAACCTGGGTATACGTTTATGATAACGACGCAAAACGAAGACTTGGAAGATATTAAGGGTATTGTTAGCAAAGACTGCTATAAGACATATGGAACCAAGTGCTGGTTGGGGGGACATAAGAATTTGTGGTGTTTGCCGATGGTTTAGGCTTCTATGGATGTGTTTGGTGTGTATTTATAGGGGTTGGGGTATGCTGTGGATCATTATGCTTGTTttggggttgttggtttggtttcGGTATGTCGGGTTTTGTGGTGGCTTGTTGTTTTTGGTGGGAGATTTTGTTGGAATCATGTCGTGTTTTGTCTAGATTGGCAAAGGTTTATGCGCTGTAACTGGGGTGCTGTGTGTGATATATGGATGATTCGAATGTTGTTAGACAGGATTGAGTGTATGTTTGGTTGGTTGAAAGTACATGTTGCAATAGCTTACAACAAGAATAGGAAACGAAGAATGACTCGcaaaaaatattttctataaagAAATCTAAATGTAAGAATCGAATCTGGTACTAATACAACATTCGAAGATAACAAgaatagaaatgaaaagaCCATCCAGGCAAATTGTTGGCAAGGGTAAGAAAAGGCAGCATCATGTCACTGTCTGCGaaaagaagtgaagaatACGAGAAtaggaaatgaagaaagatgaaaagagaagaagtagTCATCAGACTACAGGTTAAGCGCGGACCGGCAGCGCTCAATACCAAGCTGGCTCACCAAGAAGTCATTGGCGAACTGACAGTTGGGGTCCTGACGCTCCTGGATCTTCAGGAACTCAGGAAGCTTAGGGAAGACAGCCAAGGTGTGCTTGGGATCGTTGGGAGACATCTTGTTCCAGTGAGAGCGAGCATTGTACACGGAGCCGAACTCATCCTGGAAGTCATAGGCAAACTTCTGGTTGTTGTACAAAGTATCCCAGTGGTTCACCTTTTGCATCCAGTCAATCTCGAGGACAGCGAAAACACCACTGTTCTCGGAGCCGAGGTTGTAGGTGTTGGCCGGGGACATGTAAGAGTCATCGCCCCCGAGAGCACGGAACTGGAAGATCATCTTCTCGTTCTCGAAGCCCTTCATCTTCGGGGTCTGTGCCTGCTGGTACTTGGTGTAGTTGACGGCGGCGTCCACGAAGTGCTCCATGGGGAAGAAGTGCTCAATCTCAGCGTAGAACTGGCTTGAGCAGATACCCTGGGGAGGGCACGATACTGCATCGCTTGTCTCGTCGTAGCAAATATAGTCCTTGATGCAGTCACCGCAGCCATTAGCACAGTAGTTGAGGGTGCAGTTGCGAACGCCAGTGTAGTTGGTTGGCTCCCACCAGCTGGCGTAGAAAGTAGGCTCGATGACCCAGTCCTCAGCCTTGGCATCCCAGTTGAAGTGAGGTCCCCAAACAGTCATGCGGTCATGCTTCTTGTAGAGATCCGCAAGCTCAGTGTACAGCTTGGTGTAGTCGGTGGTGGCGTTCAGAACCTTGGTGGTCTTCTTCAGGAAATGAGTTGGCTGAACCTTGAGTGTGACTTCGGTGATCAGGCCGAGAGCACCAAGGTTGACACGGAATGCCTTCATTTCTTCGGCGTTCTTGTGTGCGTCAATAGTACGGATCTCGCCACGAGCATCAGCAACACGGAGAGAAACGACCTGGGTTGCCATGTTGGTGATGTTCTGGCCCGTGCCGTGGGTACCAGTGCTAATAGCACCAACAATGTTCTGGACACGCATAGCACCGAGGTAGTTGAAAGACAGGTTGTGCTCCTTAAGTTCATTCACCAGATCATAGACATCCCAGCCAGCACCGACGGTGACAGTCATGTCCTTGTTGATTtcaagcttcttcaagttGGTCAGGCTGACGATGTGAGAAGTTTTGTTCGTGGAGCCCTTATTCGTGCAGGTAGTCAAGTTTCCAAAACCGTGGCCATTACCGACGACCTTGATGTGGGATTGCTTAGGGAACTCCTTCTTCAGGAAGTCAGCAACACCCTTTTCATCTGCCGGCGCGATGAAGGTATCGGACTCACAGCCGACCTCATACTGCCAGTTGAACCAGTGGTGTGCCGAACCAAATGTTAcgttcagcaacagcaacagaagaggaagccgcATGCTTCCGAAGGCAACCATTTCGAATAGAAAGAACCTATACCTAACACCACACTCTGTCAGCTCATGAAACTAGGAAAAGGCATTCAGCGATTGGATTGGTAGATATTCAAGCGATCGTACCTTTACCTGCCCGAGTTGGTAGAGTAAGGAATGTAGTTTGTGTCCAGAGACTGATTTTCACAAAttgcaggaagaaagaggccTGTTATATAGGCAAGGTCTATAGTACTTTGCGGACACTGAAACATATTGTATACAGTGATCGGCAGGGTCATCCCCTTCTAGTGTTCTTTACATCTCCACCCTCGGCAGGGCTTCCCCTGTCACAGGTAAACACGCCTGGTTGCTTGGCTCCAAGATTACAGAACTTTATTGTCTCATGTTGATATTCACCGGTATCTGTATCTGGTCGCTCATTGCCATGAAGAGATTATGGAGCTGCCCGTTTCGACCGGAGAACGGAACTATGCCTCCTAACCAAGAAATCCCAGGCGACCGGAATTCCAATAAATCCACAGCACTAGGCATCCGTTTGTTTAAAGCGAATATGAAATGAGACACATACCATTAATATACAGAGATTGCCGTAgagtataatatagatattgaACTAGTAAGGCAAATATATTGCAGAATTAATGCATGCTCAAGCTCTTGGCGACTTGGAAGCGGGAGAGCGACAGTGTAGGATTCAAAATGAAccggaagaggaaaaagccaagaaaagaggaagaaggaaagaaaaaggtagcCTGGATGTCGATCAGATAAGATCGTCCTACATTTCCATCAAGCCCTAGTTCACACCACCACGGAAGACTCTCTGTGCATGTACTTGGTAGATCGGTACGGTATTTTCTTTGCATTATCTTCTCACTATTGCCTATCAATGGATTGATCGATACTGTACATTGTCCACAACAGACAGAATGAAAGGTACGCTCTACTGTCCTGGCTTTATGGAACCTCTCGTCGGCTCCGCTTGTGGCTGGGCATTCCATGATCTTCGGGTTTGTTAAGTTTCTAGTGTGCGATTTCAGGTATTATGATCCTGAAGGAAGCGATACCGGATATGAACATGGAGAACCCGCTGATCAATCGGAGACAAATCAGTAGAACAACTAATCTAGTGAGCGAAAGGTGAAACCGTGCGGTAGATTACTTCGTTTCAGAAAGCGATTGACGCACCAATCTCACAAAAGACGAAGATAAATTATCAAGTAGTAACTATCGatcttatattatagaatttatgCCAAAATTGTAGTTATCTAAGAAAGTGTGACAAGACACAGGAATGAATGATATAATTATACATACAAGAatcagaaaagagaaagagagaagacTCGGTGAAGAAGTAGACCTCCGAAACGCAATGCTTAGTTGATTCCCTCGCAGTGGAATCGCAACGGTACAAAGGGAGCCTGTCAGTTCTTGGAGTAATCCGCCAGAATGGCATCAGCAACCTTGAGAGCCATACCATAGAAAATGGTCATGACGTGCGAAGATACTTGGGTCGGTGGGATGGAGCCATCAACGATACGGAGGTTTTCAACATCATACACACGAGCGGCTGAGTCGACGACACCGCCCATTTCTCTGGACATCATCGAGCAAGAGCTCACAGCGTGCCAATTGGCACGGAAGTTCTCCTTCACGTAGTCCGCCCACTGCTCCAGGGAGGCATCGTATGCCAAATTGTCACCGGGGATGATCTCACCAGCAAAGTACTTCTTCATTTCACCGGTGTTGGAAAGCTCGCGGGCAAGCTTCGTGGCGGCGGCCTGGCCGAGGATATCGAACTCGTTGAGGAAGAACTTGGGATCATTGGCGTAGCGGTGAAGGTAGGGATCGCCATTGAGGATGTGCACAGAACCGCGAGTAAAGGGAATAAGGTCCCATAGATCAAAGTTGATCTTGCCCTCAGTATCAAGGAAAAGCTCCGCGAAAGCTACATCTTCATTGAGCAACCAGTCGCGGTAGTTCTCGTACTGGATCTTAAGGGCTGTCACATTGTGGAAACCACCATTGCGAACTGTTTCCTCTGCCCATTGGTCAAGCTTGGTGTTAAGAAGCTCCATAGCCTTATGAGCGTAGTCACCAAAGGTTTCATTGAAAGAAGCAAAGTAAACCGCCTGACCCTGCCCAGCACCAGAAGCCTGAGCCTGGGAGCGGACGTTGGTAGTCGTCTGGTCCTGCATGTTGAGACCAACTGGAAGGTCAACAACCTGCTCAACACCGGCGGCACTAAGGACATCCTTCAAGCCGATACCAGACCATTCCAAGATCAAGGGGGAAATTGCAGATCCAGCTGCAAGCAAGACCTCGTGCTTCGCATACACATTGTAGTTGACTTTTCTGTGGGTACCGAAGTTCAGTCCAGTAGCCTTAGCCCCGGATTCAGTCTTGTTGAGCAGAACTTTTCCAACTCGTTGACCGGTTAAGACTTTCAGGTTAGGGCGTTCGTGGTTGGGGAGAAGCCATTCACGTGCAGTGTCTGAACGAGTCTGGTCCTCATGCACAGCATTGGGGATCATGGAGACACCACGAGGATGACCACAATGGAAATCTTGTTGTGTCGGAACACCACGCTCTGAAGCAGTGTTTATAAGGGCTTTTATGATAGGAGACCATGGCTTGCCATTATCTCGAGGGCCTGCCTGAACAGTGCCATTTGTTCCATGGCAAGCAGGATCGTAAGAGTGACCGGCGGCGATTTGAGCTTCGTTTGGCGGGCGAGAGTGTTCGGCTTTCTTCATATATTCGAAGAGGCTATCCCAGTTCCAACCCTCATTTCCGAATACCCTTTCCCAAGAATCGATCTGGACT
The sequence above is a segment of the Aspergillus flavus chromosome 4, complete sequence genome. Coding sequences within it:
- a CDS encoding uncharacterized protein (expressed protein); the encoded protein is MRFKLWSFVLFATYALADECRFDNRFTKCYWEGNGPWCGAKIQLEAKGKPGYTFMITTQNEDLEDIKGIVSKDCYKTYGTKCWLGGHKNLWCLPMV
- a CDS encoding FAD/FMN-containing dehydrogenase (gluconolactone oxidase), which codes for MVAFGSMRLPLLLLLLNVTFGSAHHWFNWQYEVGCESDTFIAPADEKGVADFLKKEFPKQSHIKVVGNGHGFGNLTTCTNKGSTNKTSHIVSLTNLKKLEINKDMTVTVGAGWDVYDLVNELKEHNLSFNYLGAMRVQNIVGAISTGTHGTGQNITNMATQVVSLRVADARGEIRTIDAHKNAEEMKAFRVNLGALGLITEVTLKVQPTHFLKKTTKVLNATTDYTKLYTELADLYKKHDRMTVWGPHFNWDAKAEDWVIEPTFYASWWEPTNYTGVRNCTLNYCANGCGDCIKDYICYDETSDAVSCPPQGICSSQFYAEIEHFFPMEHFVDAAVNYTKYQQAQTPKMKGFENEKMIFQFRALGGDDSYMSPANTYNLGSENSGVFAVLEIDWMQKVNHWDTLYNNQKFAYDFQDEFGSVYNARSHWNKMSPNDPKHTLAVFPKLPEFLKIQERQDPNCQFANDFLVSQLGIERCRSALNL
- a CDS encoding putative glucose-methanol-choline oxidoreductase (glucose oxidase) — its product is MKSAIFSPILFSLALAQNYSLEKHFDVQSSLISDPKEVSEKTFDYVIAGGGLTGLTVATKLTENPDIEVLVIEKGFYESNCGSIVEDLNEYGDIFGTDVDQAYQTVPLAVNNRTELIRSGNGLGGSTLINGGSWTRPDKVQIDSWERVFGNEGWNWDSLFEYMKKAEHSRPPNEAQIAAGHSYDPACHGTNGTVQAGPRDNGKPWSPIIKALINTASERGVPTQQDFHCGHPRGVSMIPNAVHEDQTRSDTAREWLLPNHERPNLKVLTGQRVGKVLLNKTESGAKATGLNFGTHRKVNYNVYAKHEVLLAAGSAISPLILEWSGIGLKDVLSAAGVEQVVDLPVGLNMQDQTTTNVRSQAQASGAGQGQAVYFASFNETFGDYAHKAMELLNTKLDQWAEETVRNGGFHNVTALKIQYENYRDWLLNEDVAFAELFLDTEGKINFDLWDLIPFTRGSVHILNGDPYLHRYANDPKFFLNEFDILGQAAATKLARELSNTGEMKKYFAGEIIPGDNLAYDASLEQWADYVKENFRANWHAVSSCSMMSREMGGVVDSAARVYDVENLRIVDGSIPPTQVSSHVMTIFYGMALKVADAILADYSKN